GGATGAAAGGCTCAAAAAAGTTCATAGAAAAAATACTGAAGTGTAAAATATCAAGGGTCTCAGACAACCCTGACGGGAAATGTTACTTCTTTATTGACCCTGAAGGCATAACCTGGCATATTAAGGATTATCTGATAAAAGACAGATTCATTAACTGGTAGTATAGGAATTTGAAAATCATATACTTGATTACACGGATTTATAAAAGATTACACAGATTAAAAGCAAAAACACTTCTTTAGATACTAAATGCACTACCACTCGCTAATTATGAAAGAAATGAAATCCAGCACAATTACTGATTTCAGGCTAATAAACATAATTAATCCCGTCTATTTATTCGGTAGGATAAAATCAATAACTTCTTTTGACGACCTGTCAAAAAGGATTAAAAATGTTTTCCTTTTGGCTTTCAAGATAATCACGCTGCGCTACGGTGAGAGATACTGGGACAAAAAGCGGAAGGAAAGGTTCCTTTATTATACCGCTAACCTTGAAACAATAGACGATCCGGATACACATTGCGAAATAGGGGAGTTCTGCTTCCACAAGAAAGATTATGCCACGGCACTGGCGGCATATAAACGGGCGATAGAAACCTGTCCGGAAAGTGAAGTTGCTCATTTTAGAACTGCTGAGATATATTCTCTTATGCAAGAATACCGTTCCGCTATAGATCAAATAAAAAAAACCATAGAAATAAACCCTCTTAACATATATTCACATTTGATATTAGCCAAGGCGTATGCAGCCGAGAACATGTTCCCTCAAGCTCTGGAAGAGTTCAAGGAGGTCCTTGAGCTCAATAAAGGCGATAGATGTATAGAAAAACAGGTATGCGAAGAAAGGGCCAGGATATACAGCATTCAAGAAGACCATAATCTTTTGATCGGTGAATTGAAAAGCCTGATGGCATTGAACCCTTCTGATGTTTCGATACCTTTATCACTGAACCTTTCATATAAGATGATCGGGAAATACTCCGAAGCTCAAAAAGAGTTTGACAGAGCGCTTGGAATGCTGAAAGACGAAAAAAAACTGATAAAAACCATCGCCTCAAATGAAAGCCAGAGAGAAAAAAACAGGTTTACAAACGAGCTTGAAATAGCCCAAGGCACAACAAAGCTCATGTCAAAAGTAAGGACCATAACCCTTTGCCTTACCAACAGGTGCAACCTGAACTGCAAAATGTGCTGGTCGGAAAAACTGCCGGCACCGGGGATGCCTAAAAAGGTAAAAGAAGAAATAGTAAAGACCTTCCCGCACCTGGAGGAGATAATGTGGGCGGGCGGCGAGGTGTTCTTAGACGCTGATTTCAATGATATGCTTGATGAGGCCATAAAACATAAAGTAAGGCAGGTTGTAATCACAAACGGTCTCTTGATGAACGAGGAGCATGTTCATAAATTCATAAAGAACGGCATCCGGCTCATAATTTCCATTGACGGCACTACTAAAGAGGTCTACGAAGATATACGGAGAGGGGCAGAGTTTGAGATTGTAATAGAAAAACTTAACCTGATAAACAGGATAAAGGCCGGTATAAATCCGGATTTTAAAATAGAATTAAATACCGTAGTGATGAGGGCCAATTATCATCAGATAGAAAGTTTCGTTGAATTTGCAAGAACGCACGGTTTTTCAAAGATAAATTTTTTTATGGTGG
This Candidatus Liberimonas magnetica DNA region includes the following protein-coding sequences:
- a CDS encoding radical SAM protein; the encoded protein is MKSSTITDFRLINIINPVYLFGRIKSITSFDDLSKRIKNVFLLAFKIITLRYGERYWDKKRKERFLYYTANLETIDDPDTHCEIGEFCFHKKDYATALAAYKRAIETCPESEVAHFRTAEIYSLMQEYRSAIDQIKKTIEINPLNIYSHLILAKAYAAENMFPQALEEFKEVLELNKGDRCIEKQVCEERARIYSIQEDHNLLIGELKSLMALNPSDVSIPLSLNLSYKMIGKYSEAQKEFDRALGMLKDEKKLIKTIASNESQREKNRFTNELEIAQGTTKLMSKVRTITLCLTNRCNLNCKMCWSEKLPAPGMPKKVKEEIVKTFPHLEEIMWAGGEVFLDADFNDMLDEAIKHKVRQVVITNGLLMNEEHVHKFIKNGIRLIISIDGTTKEVYEDIRRGAEFEIVIEKLNLINRIKAGINPDFKIELNTVVMRANYHQIESFVEFARTHGFSKINFFMVVGNSNNQNIFAQDTDENILSGIARAVDRAVLQCGKYGIGCFHDIRRDIFKKNAPGPFADELCSTGREDTGQKEKLPNRTLKCFAPWKRVNIDFLGNVRPDVHCLCKNIVGNLNSQSMEDIWNGEKITEYRKKIVSGDIDKVCTLKEVYKEIPAELLG